ACCGATTGGATTGGATTTACCCAAACTGGCCGCTCAATGAAACTTCAGGGCTAGAATTTATCTTCAAACTTTATGAGGAGAACAAGTTTTCTGGTTTACATTTGTCTGAAAGATACTGTTTCTTGGACACATCGTTAGGGGTCCTGAAGCTTAAGAATAACTCCATTTCAAGCTTCAGAACGTCGTCACATTTTGGTTCAGATGAGTTTTCTGATAGTTATATCGAAACTCATGTAAGGCCGTTTTTGGGCTGGGCGCCAATTTGGGACGAAAAGCATCTTCCACAAAATATGGCACAATTCTTAGAGGATTTAGGTGTCCTTGAACAGAGATGGGGCGTGTCGTCCCTATTTGAGGACCCAGAATCGAAGCCAACCCCGAAAAAAAGGCGGGGGCCGAAGCCGGGTCCGGCCAAGGCGCTGTTTTGCAAGAAATATCCGGATGGTCTGCCGGAAGAACTTTCGGCGGAGTACGTTTCGGCGGACTTCAAAAGCGAAGGTGTAACAATATCACCGAGACAAATCGCTAATTACGACCGGGAGATTCGATTAAGGAAATAATTAGAACAGTTCAAATTGCTACCATTTGTTCCAGTAAATTTTCACGATAGACTAAGCAACATTGGGCCATCGCAACCAATCCAAAAGGATTTAATGATGGCTGATATATACGACAATGACCGCATCTTCTTCCCAGAAGACCGAGAACTCCGCGTTCTCGGCAGCACAGAAAAACTTGCACAATGGCGGCACCGCAATACAGGGCCAGCCTTTATCCGCATCGGGCGACGCATCGGCTATCACGGCACAGACCTGAACGCCTATCTAAACGCCCAGCGCGTCGATCCCAGCACAGAGGCCGCACAATGAAAAACCCCAACTCCGCAAGCGGGGTAGGGGCTTTTCGAGTGACATCAACTGCCACCCTGAACAGTTCAGTTGATGACACATCGACCCCCCTCCTTGCAATAAAAAATGAGCGACGATTTCGGTGGTGCTCTCTTAGCAATTCCGTTCAGCCGCTCAAACTTCGCAAAGGATGCATCGATTATGTCTAAGCATTGGCGCAGCAATCACTCGCAAGTTTACTGGACTTGTATGGCTCTGACTCAGGGGCGCACGATTAATCACATGGACGAAATTGGCGAAGTGAAGGGATGGCGGCTTGGTGCAATCATTCACACCTTACGCCACCAGTACCAGTGGCCAATAGAAACCGAGTTTAAAGGGCCAGAACGCATCGCGCATTATAGCCTGGTCAAAGGCACAGATTGGCGCGCGTTAAAGTTCCCACCCTCTGCCAAAGAGGTGCGCGCGGCGCTGAAAGAGGCGCAAAACATCACGGGTGGTTCCGCTGATGAGTAAGAGCCGGAGAACTTCGGAGGGGCAATATCTGCCCCTCCCTTACGCCCAGTTGAAAAGCGACGCATGGCGCAGCTTGTCTGGCTCTGCGGTGCGCCTCTGGCTGGAGCTTCATACGCGCTACAATGGGGGCAACAACGGCGCTCTTACGCTATCGTTTGCGGAGGCTGGCGATGTGCTTGGTATGGGGAAGGCAACAGTGCAGCGCGCTTACGCAGAACTTGTCGAGAAGGGGTTTTTGGTTCTTGAGCGTGAAGGCAACTGGTATCACCGGCGCGCACATGAATGGCGGCTTACGACAAAGGCGATGCAGAAGGTCAAAGGCAAAGTGCCAGCAACGCAGGATTGGCGCAATTATCGGACGCCTAAAACAAAACGCGGTGCTGTTTTGGAACCGTCGCACCTTTCGTTCGGACCATTAGAGAACCCTAAGGCGGCGCGTGGTTCCAAAGCAGAACCCGTCAGAGGCAAAAAGCGATGCGCGTAGGGTTCTGGAACGGAACACTAATACTAACCACTCACCTGTAAGGAAACATGAGATGAGCAAGGCAAAGATAAACACAACGAACGGAAGCGCGACGCGGGCTTTTCCCAAGCTCAAAAAAACTGGGGAGGGGAGTTATAGCGCAGAAGTGCCAGACGACCTTCAGCTTGAGCACCTATTGGGGATGCGAACTGTTGAAGCTGCCAAGGGTGTCTATCTAACTGCAATTGGCGCAATGGGGCAATCTGCTGAAAAGTTCGGGTCGCTTGCATCCGCGATGTTTGCAGAACTGGAGCCTCAAGACGCGATTGAAGCAATGCTCATAGCGCAAATGACTGCAACACATGTTGCGATGACGCACCTATTGGAAAAACTAAGTTATCAGACCGCGTATCAAGTTCGGGAAAGCTATGAGCGATCTATAACGCGCTTGAGCCGCACCTATCTTGCGCAGATGGACGCTTTGAAAAAATATCGTGCCAAAGCGCGGCAAGTTGTTCGGGTTGAACGCGTGACCGTGAATGAAGGCGGTCAAGCTATCGTCGGCAATGTCAGCAACGCAGGGGCCGGTAGTATTGAAAAGCGACCATAACCCCATAGACCCTGCTGAAAGGCTCAGAAACGCGCCCAGATGCGCTGCTAAGGCGAAGTCCACTGGCAAAAGGTGCGGCTGCCCTTCTAAGCAAGGTTGGACCGTTTGCCGCTTGCACGGCGCTGGTGGTGGCGCGCCGCGCGGTGCTGCACATCCGAACTTCAAGCATGGGCTGCGAACAGTAGAGATTAAGGAAATGCGGCATCTCGTATCGCTTCTGCGGCGTGACGTGGGCTAACTGGAAGCAGGCCGTCTCTAGGCGGGGCTTGACGCAGATTAAAAAATTTTTGAGGGCAGTGACGACCAACTAAGTCAGGTTGAAACACCTGCGAAAATCCCTAAATTTTAGAGAGGATTGCCTGTGGACAGTCGCTTTGAAGGCCTAAAGCTGTGGTGTTTCAGAACGTGAAACACCACTTACAGGGCTCTAGCATTTGGAAGAAAGAAAAGAAAGGCACGCCTGTTCCCGCATTGTCTTACTCAGTGTTTTTAAAGTCTAAGTTTTCTTGTACTTACGCCGAGAAAACGCAAGGCTTCCAAGAGCGCCTAAGAGCAACAAACCTGCTGCCGGAAGAGGAACTGCGGAGATGCCAACTCTCACGCCATCGATTCCAAGGCCATCATTTTTCAAATATAGGCTACCGTCCGAATGAGCAAAGCTAACGATGTTGATGAACGCTTCTGCAACCAGTTGGTCAAACTTAATAGTAACTGTCTGGATGTTGCCGTTGCTATTGTACGGACTCATAATCTCTGAGCCGTTGAGGCCGAAAACGTCGGAGGCAGAAGGGCTGTCACCAATTGAGAAAGGGCTGGCTGAAATTCCAGCAAACGCACCGACGTCACCTGCGTCCATCAAGGTAAACGAGATTGTGTCGAACAGTTCGCCGCCCAGAAGGCCCACTTTCCAATTGATTCCATAAGTGTCGTTACTGTCTAAAAAACCATCGCCGTTAAAAGGGAATACGTTGGTGCGTCCGTACACATTTCCGGAACGCAAACAAAGGTTGTCTGCTCCCGCAGCACTCTTACAATCGCTTGGCGCTTCCCTAACGGTTCCGCCGCTTCCTGTTCCACCAATACTTTTAAAAACCCCGACGTTAAAAGTATCATCACCGTTAACAGACGGACCAGATACACCACTCCGATTCACGCCTGACTCGAAATCTTCAGATGCTAAAACGTTGAAACTTGGGATGTTGGGATGGCTGGCGGGATTGTAGGTAGCAACTGATACAGTCGCGGCTTGAGCATACGAAGTAATTGCCATTGCCCCTGCAAATACAAATACAGCTGTTTTTACTTTTGAGTTTACCATTTATTAATCTCTCTAAGGCACTGTTCACAAATTCTTCTACTCAGCGTCTTATTAATGCCTTCTTTGTAGTTTTTGCAAATGAAAAGGGCGTGTTAATGGGTTGGCACTCAAGAATATGTGTCAATCGTGGAACCAATGGCTAGAATACTGGTTATTGTTTCCAAATTTCGTATCGTGGCTATCATTTTTGATTCACTTCCTAAGGGTGATTCCTTAATTCGGCCACAATTATACGTTCGGGAAGGTGTGAAAAAGGGCGGTTTAAAAGAGCTGTGAAATGGTACCGCCTTGTGTAAGCATCATACGTGGTAATAATTGTACCGAAATCCTTTCATTCAAAAAATGCGTAACGGGCAAAAAAATTAATTGGAGTGGTATTTTTAGTGGTAGGTTTCTAATTTCTATAATTTAAAGTAATTAGTATTAATATGTTGCGAGAAAAGAAGTGCGGACTGTCTGTCCGTCGAGCCCCTCTTAACTAATTGTTTTTGTTTGCATTTATATGCAAAGTTGGAACTTTCACCCATTCGTTATGACGAACGATCGCCGTAAATGTTATAGGGTCTCTTTTGATCGATCTTGCTGTCGAAGCCGTTTCCCGTACTTTTGCAAACTCAGCAGAAGTACGCGTTTTGTTCATAACCGTTTTTTTGGGTGGATTTACCACATTTTCGTCGTTTTCTCTGGAGACCATGGAGATGCTTGAACGAGGCGAGTTTTTTTCACGCGGGTTGTTACCTTCTAGGCACACTAGTTCTGGGCTTGTTTGCGGTTTTTTGTGGGATCGCGCTTGGAAGAGGACTTTTCTAGCATCTATGCTTTAAATCAAACGCTCGGGGAATTCCCCGTTTTTTAAGGAACTCACCTGTAGGCTGCACGCGGCTGAGTTCAATTTCATTGCGGGCATTACGCCAGCTCTGGTCGCTCATTGTTGTTCGTCCAATACACACTCAGTGGCTTGTTCCTGTACCTTATCAATGGTTGCAAAGATGTATGGTCTTGTCGGGGTTTGATGCCAGTTCGAGGGGGGCAACCAAACCATCAGTGTTTGAAATTCCGAGTTAGCTCAGGTTGCGGGCATTTTATTTGGAAGCCTGCCGGCTAACATTGTTATAACTCTCAACAGCGACAAGTTATCATTTGGAAACAAGCCTCCGGTGCATCGCCAGCGGCGCAATTTTCCAAATGGAGAGAGATAATGAGTGTTTACTTAATCGCAGACATTAAAATTACCGATGACCGTTGGGTGCCAGAATATGCTGCGAATGTTCATAAACTAGTCGAAAAGCACGGTGGGAAGTACCTGTCTCGCAGTGGCAATATCAAGACGTTGGAAGGGGCGGACGCAAAAGGGCGGCTTTCGCCCTCAACCATCAAACACAGAGCCTCACGGCGTTCTTTGAGTAGATCATGAAACAGGATGGCTTCAAGCGTCTGCCAAACGATCTCCCTGACTATTGTAAACCCCCAAAGGCCACCTTCTCCGCTGCATTGCCGCGCGAAAAAAGGGCGTTTCCATAAATCACTGAGACCGAGGAAATGTTGGTAAGCAGTCCAGAACACTTTATGATTTGCGTGCCCGCGGCATTTTTGCTCTCGCGTTTCTTGGTACGCTACGCGCTGATACATTGGTGTCACTTAAGATCTGGCACATTGACATCCCAGCTCGGCGGATCACTCAAGATGGAGCAACTGTTCGGTCTAAGAACGGCAAAAGTGCGTATATCGCTTGGTTCCTAATTCCTGAGGCTTTTAGCAAGGAAGTCATCGCGTGGGGGCGCCGTTGAGTCGCGCAAGATCAGC
This Falsihalocynthiibacter arcticus DNA region includes the following protein-coding sequences:
- a CDS encoding MerR family transcriptional regulator; its protein translation is MMADIYDNDRIFFPEDRELRVLGSTEKLAQWRHRNTGPAFIRIGRRIGYHGTDLNAYLNAQRVDPSTEAAQ
- a CDS encoding helix-turn-helix domain-containing protein encodes the protein MSKSRRTSEGQYLPLPYAQLKSDAWRSLSGSAVRLWLELHTRYNGGNNGALTLSFAEAGDVLGMGKATVQRAYAELVEKGFLVLEREGNWYHRRAHEWRLTTKAMQKVKGKVPATQDWRNYRTPKTKRGAVLEPSHLSFGPLENPKAARGSKAEPVRGKKRCA
- a CDS encoding VPLPA-CTERM sorting domain-containing protein; translated protein: MVNSKVKTAVFVFAGAMAITSYAQAATVSVATYNPASHPNIPSFNVLASEDFESGVNRSGVSGPSVNGDDTFNVGVFKSIGGTGSGGTVREAPSDCKSAAGADNLCLRSGNVYGRTNVFPFNGDGFLDSNDTYGINWKVGLLGGELFDTISFTLMDAGDVGAFAGISASPFSIGDSPSASDVFGLNGSEIMSPYNSNGNIQTVTIKFDQLVAEAFINIVSFAHSDGSLYLKNDGLGIDGVRVGISAVPLPAAGLLLLGALGSLAFSRRKYKKT
- a CDS encoding fluoride efflux transporter FluC, which encodes MIDLAVEAVSRTFANSAEVRVLFITVFLGGFTTFSSFSLETMEMLERGEFFSRGLLPSRHTSSGLVCGFLWDRAWKRTFLASML
- a CDS encoding DUF1330 domain-containing protein, which encodes MSVYLIADIKITDDRWVPEYAANVHKLVEKHGGKYLSRSGNIKTLEGADAKGRLSPSTIKHRASRRSLSRS